The Nitrospirota bacterium DNA segment CCTGTAAATCTCGGCCGTGGAGAAGAACATCCGTTCCTTGGCAGGGAACTGTCACTTCCTAAACGCTACAGCTAGGAGATGGCCTGGGTCATGGACCAGGAGATTCAGAAGATGATAATTGATGCGGAATCAAAGGCCACTGAGATATTGAGTGGAAAAAGAGATGCGCTTGATGCCCTTGCAGAAGCACTGATAAAGGAAGAAATCCTTGATAGGGCCGATGTGGAGAGGATAATTCAGGGGTCGAAAGAATAAAACATTCATCATCTTCCTTTCTCAAGTCAACAGCCCGATCATCCTGATCTTTGCATAAGGGCTGTCATTTTTTTGCACGACCCTGTGGATGCTCTTATCGAATTCTGATAACACCGCACTAATTGCGGAATTGCAGAAAGAATTAAGTACAATGTCCACGAAATCTCACAAACATCTATTTTACTATTTCAAGCCATTGTTCTTTTAACTTATAACCCAAAGGAGGCTCAACTGAGCATAAAAAACCAATCCAACCTTCAATTTTCCTCTTTTCAAATTCTTTTTTATACGGGCAACCTACTTTGTCAGCGAATATTCTTTCAAGATGATCCTCTATACCATATTTTTTTGAATAATAAAGAATTAGGCGCAATTGTTTTTTAATCTTTCGAGGAACTCTCGGTGACTCTGCGTCAAAAACAGTTAACCCTGTGACGTATTGATTTTGTCCACGCTTCATCATAACGAACTTCTCATTATTCATTCTAAAATTGTTTCTTCCAAGTATTACTTCAATCTCTTCACGTTGTGGACATGCATCACCTGAAAAGGTAATGTCATCCGCATAACGACTATAATTTATAGAATAACTCATAGCAAGGCTGTTTAGTTCCTCATCCATATCCTTACAAACCAAATTAGCAATTATCGGACTTGAGCTAGTACCTTGTGGTAAGTAGCCATTTATAGTACAAACTTTTGCCAAAATGGACGCAATCTCTGAGTTACAACCTATATGTTCAAAGACCCTTATGACCCTGTCCTGAGAAATTGACTCAAAGAAATCTTTAATATCCAAATTCAGTATACATTTCTTTGCCAAATGATGCCTTGCGTTTGTAGCTATAGACCTTCCCCGAACAAACCCCTGAACGTACTCAGGGAAGAAACATGCATATTCTAAGGCAGTAGAAATATTTTTTTGTAATAATCTAAGCTTAGGATTTAAAACCTTATAAACAACACGATAACTTCCAGCATTCTTTCTATTTTTTTTAGGTATTAGCATTCGGCTATAGTGTGAGACAGCCTCAGAAGGTGATTCAATGATTTTGAAATCGTCTTTGCTACAGCCAAATGATCTTGCTAAGTCATTAACATCACGGATTTTTGAGAACTTTATTTTTTTCATTTGAACACTATATTTTAAGTATGTAAAAAGCCGGGTGTGATAAGGTAGATTGTAATTGACTCTTAAACCGAACGCGAACTCGCGCCCTAACATTATCCACCCGGCATATAACTATAGATTTTACATTTTTTGTCAAGAATTTTCAAGGGAAAGGGTTCCTGCGAGAGTAAAATAAATTATTCTTAATGTCATGAATACATCGAATCTTATTTCTTAAATCCTCAAAATTCCTTTCAGAAAGGCTTTCCATCCCTGCCTCTTTTTCATTATCTAAATCTTTAAAGTGTGCACCAAAAATCCCACAAATATAATCTGCCATAGATAAGCAAGGCTCATCTTTACCAGCAGACCGAACAAAATATGAACCTTCAAAGACTTTTCTTTCAGACCGATCTATTTGAACAATCTTAGATTTAATTATAGCTCTTAGTGTCAAAATTCTATCCGCATTATTATTATGTTCTTCAAAGCATATATTTATTTCGTTCATTTTATGGTCACGAAGCCGATCGATAATAAGACGGTCAAAAAGTCGATCATAAGTTTCGTTAAAAGATCGGCATGTAACCGATGGATCAAAACAAATATAAGCCTGAAATGTCAGTATCTTCAAAAGTTCTATGAACTTATTTTTGATTTCAATGTGGTCACTAGTATAATGAAAACCAACACTGGGGAAATTACCTAAAATTCTTTCAAAACGGGGATCGTGAAGAATGTTTTCCCTCAATTCAGTAATTTTTGAACGAGCTTCTTCCAGATTATCAATAACAACACAACATAAAATAGCAATGCCTTCTGAACTGAAACCACTACCAGATTCATCTATAAAATAATATACCATTGTCAGTAAAGATTTTATGCTCCACGGCCAGCATTATACAGGAGCTTCTCAAAAATCAAAATCAGATTTATTTCTTTTTCTTTCCGCCTGCAATAGGAACGGTACAGGCCATAGCACTGAAAATGGGAGACTATCGCGGGCCGAGGAATTTATCTCCGTTGTAATGAATCATATGTTCAGGAAATTCAACAATCCACACTTCCGTATCCCATGCAATCTTCCTCACGTGTTTATTAAATTCCGAAAAATCCGGGAATGCACTGACGTATATCAGTCCGATATCGGCCTTGGTGAACATGCTGCTGAGTTCAACAGTCCGTTTCGGAGTCATCGGACCATGGGACGTGACGGCTTCAATTAGAAACAACCATTTTTTCTTTGAATCAAAAAGAACGACATCGGGAAGTTTGCCATGATCACTCAGTGAAATACCAAGGTCGCCCAAGTTCTGTTTATCAAGGATAAGATTCTTTCGGGAGGTATCGCCCATATAGAGGACGACAGACCCAGGTGCAAACCTTGGGGCAAACTGCTCAATAACGGCTGCCTGTACATCATTATGTTTTCCCGGGGATAATTTTAGTACAGTCCCATCAGCGAGCTTTACCGGCACCATTGTCTTTGAGCGTTTTTTATTATACATTGCAACAAGACTGCCCTGTTCTGATACGAGCTTTGTTGACTCATGTTTCCACATTGATGTTCCGTATGACCTGATCGCAGTCAGAGCTGGTTCTGCGATTGCATAGTGCGAACGAGGGCTGTTTGTTGGGAGCGAAGAGTCATCGGGATTGTATTCAGCAATCCCTGCCTGAACGAACTGATGGAGTACCTGGCGACGAAAGGTCTCTCTGGTGTTAGGGGCATAGTTTCTGCTGTAATGCCTGGCAACGAATTGCATAATGCCCTTTGTTACCGTGAGAGTCTGGCGTTTCGCTTTTTTCCATGAATCTTTTTCTTTCAAACCGCAGAGGGCCAGAAGGGTAAGGGCCGATATCTCGTTTTGCTGCTCTGCCGGCAGGCCTAGCATTTTCAGGATATCTCGAGCCTCTTCAATTTTACCCATTGACCACCCCCTTCATGACGAATTCCTGGGGTGGTTCCAGAAGGCTTACCATCAAATCTTCCGCATTCTCGGAAGACAGGTGATTCTTCATAATCATCCTGCCGGCTTCTCTGATTATTTCAAGAGGAGGGATCGGCATGTTTCGTAGCTCCGTAGCACTAATCTGCGTGTTCCCATTAAACGTTCTAAAATAGATATCAATAATTCTGCAATTGTAAAATGCAGCAAGACCGTATGCTTCTTCCGGTGTTAACTCCCCTTTGGGCCTGTAAATATAGTTCAGGTGGTTTTCAAGACCGAGCATGTGTGCCCCCAGAGTGTCCGCAAGCAGTGGGGCA contains these protein-coding regions:
- a CDS encoding RNA-directed DNA polymerase, whose amino-acid sequence is MKKIKFSKIRDVNDLARSFGCSKDDFKIIESPSEAVSHYSRMLIPKKNRKNAGSYRVVYKVLNPKLRLLQKNISTALEYACFFPEYVQGFVRGRSIATNARHHLAKKCILNLDIKDFFESISQDRVIRVFEHIGCNSEIASILAKVCTINGYLPQGTSSSPIIANLVCKDMDEELNSLAMSYSINYSRYADDITFSGDACPQREEIEVILGRNNFRMNNEKFVMMKRGQNQYVTGLTVFDAESPRVPRKIKKQLRLILYYSKKYGIEDHLERIFADKVGCPYKKEFEKRKIEGWIGFLCSVEPPLGYKLKEQWLEIVK
- a CDS encoding DUF3800 domain-containing protein, with the protein product MVYYFIDESGSGFSSEGIAILCCVVIDNLEEARSKITELRENILHDPRFERILGNFPSVGFHYTSDHIEIKNKFIELLKILTFQAYICFDPSVTCRSFNETYDRLFDRLIIDRLRDHKMNEINICFEEHNNNADRILTLRAIIKSKIVQIDRSERKVFEGSYFVRSAGKDEPCLSMADYICGIFGAHFKDLDNEKEAGMESLSERNFEDLRNKIRCIHDIKNNLFYSRRNPFP
- a CDS encoding restriction endonuclease gives rise to the protein MGKIEEARDILKMLGLPAEQQNEISALTLLALCGLKEKDSWKKAKRQTLTVTKGIMQFVARHYSRNYAPNTRETFRRQVLHQFVQAGIAEYNPDDSSLPTNSPRSHYAIAEPALTAIRSYGTSMWKHESTKLVSEQGSLVAMYNKKRSKTMVPVKLADGTVLKLSPGKHNDVQAAVIEQFAPRFAPGSVVLYMGDTSRKNLILDKQNLGDLGISLSDHGKLPDVVLFDSKKKWLFLIEAVTSHGPMTPKRTVELSSMFTKADIGLIYVSAFPDFSEFNKHVRKIAWDTEVWIVEFPEHMIHYNGDKFLGPR